Genomic window (Eptesicus fuscus isolate TK198812 chromosome 17, DD_ASM_mEF_20220401, whole genome shotgun sequence):
aatcattgatcagcttcctcctgtgtgccccccacATGTGCCTGGActcggaatcaaaccatgacctcctagttcataggtcgacactcaatgaCTGAGCCTTGCTGGCCGGGCCAGACTTTTTTCTTAATGCTCTCTCAatgaattatttgtttgtttagttaAATGCCTATGATGTGTAAATCCTGAGTGAAAAATAGTGTTAAATCTATAGTCACCCCTAATCGATTAATGAAGTTTTGGCAAGAAGACACGATGTTGCCTGCCTTATTGTTTATGTTAATGTCTATGTGCAGGTATTGACCTATCTGTAACTGAGTCTATCTGTATACACACATTGGCCAATAGGACCTTCTGGATCTTTGCTGTTCAATATAGTAACTATTAGCCACCTGtaactatttacatttaaatgaataaaaattaaatagaattaaaGTTAGTTGCTTCATCACACTAGACACATTTCAATGATAGAACATTTCCACCACCTCAGGAAGTTCCACTGGATAGCTCTGTTCTAGAGGAAGTTTCAACACTAATTGAAGTAGTAGTCGTTCCTGTATGCTTGCCTCAGGTAGCAGATCACCTTGTCCTTGCTGGGCTGGTTGAATGCTCATGGTTATGGCTAGCATGATTAAAATAGTTTGTTCTTTTAAGAAGGTTAaacaaatgtgtttgtttttttatctcagAAATTATCCTGGAGATTCCAAAATTCAGGAATTCTGAATTAGCAAGGCCCAAATTAATGCAATTTTCTATACTCCCTAAGTCAATCTTGAAGAATACgctttctttctcattattcCTGGCCAGAGGCCACCCAccgcccttccccctcctgccaTTTACAACTTGTTGATGTAAATGATCACCCCTTTCCTGGTCACTATCAGCCCTGAAACATTTGTCAACTTTGGCCACTTTCCTATAATAAATCACTGGGCATTTTCCTTGCCTTTGCACTATAAGTGACATCTTTAGCAAAAGCACCCTCTTTTCCAACACTATTTGCCAGTTAGGCCTGGTAAAAATAGATAACTTATCATTGTGTTTCCTGTTGTGTATGATTCAAGTATCAGATCTCTATATGCTGAGTGTGTcatagatggaagaacattctTTTTGATGTACTCACAGCAATGCAATGGTATGGTGAAATACACATGAATCAGAATGAGAGCAAGGAGACCACAGGGCCAGGGGTTCTTCCTGTGCTGGGTGTGTTTGGATTAACAAAGGGATGACGGCCAACAAGAAGAGGGTGGGACCCCTAACCTGTTGCTGCAACTCCTGCTGGCCTGAGGGTGGGCAGGGTTCCTAAGGGACTCAGCCACAGTAAGGGTTTTGTGTCATTTATCAACATGtgttcccctcctcaccccagttGTGTGACATGCTTGATAGTGGGACCCAGGGGAAGTCTGGATGAAGAGGATTAAGGGAAGCAATCCAGAAGTCTTTTGTCTATCATCACCAGAGGTCAGAATATGCTTTTTCCCTAGCTTTTCAATCCGTCCTGGGTATCCATCGAATGACCCACTTAATCCATCACCAAGTCTGGTCCTCCGTCCTTCCAAGCACCTCTGAAATGTGTCTACGCTCCCATTCTACCACCTCATTTGAAACGACCATGTTGGTGTTAGATTGCTCCCCATCTGCCTTCACACAGCAGCCAGCGAGAAACATAGAAAGAGACAAATTTCAACAGGCCACCTCCCTGCTTACACCTCTGTTTGCTTAGAATTAAGAAGACATACCTATTGGGGCATACCTGGTTGTCCCCTGCTATACTCTCTAACCTTACCGCCACCTCACTCCCTGGACCTTGTAATTATGCTTTTGTCACACAGCCTTTTTCTTTGATTCCTAGAATAAGCCTCATGTGTTTCTGCCTCAGGGTCTCTGCACATGTGGTACCTGTGCTTGGATTAGtcttcccccagtcccctcttaTCTGGTCAACTGATACTCATCCTTCACTTATCAGTTTCGTCACCACTTCCTCTTCATGTATCACTTTAGTCATCACACTCCTCTCCCCCAGAACTAGGTCAGGCTGAGGTTTTCTATTTATATGGGTGACTATTTGGTTAGCTCTCTTTCCCATAAGATTTATTAGCTCGAGAGACAATATTCATCTTTCACTCACCATTGTATTCCCAGCTACTTACTATGCCTGGCAATGGAGATGTGAGTCAATCTTGGTTGACTGAATAAATAGTGATTTTTGTTATCTGTCAGGAGAGGAGTATGGTATACAAAGGAAGTCACAGACCAAAGagccctgagttcaaatcctgactctgccaaTTTGTTATCAGGTGATCTGGGGCAAGTTGATTTACCACTCCACATCAGTAGGTTCTCAACAAACTACAGACCCCATCATCaccactattattattgttattatccaATTTGGAGACAATGGGGTAGAAAGTACTCTGGGGAGGCCATCAGACTCCTCAGGAAGAAGTGACAGATCACTCAGACCCAAAAGGAAACAGAtagtaacattttttattaaatattacagTGGATCAAAAAGTACAAAATATCTCTTGCCTGCTATGTGATTGGGAAACTATTGGCACGTAATACAGTATCAAAAGCAGTAATAAGTACAATTTGGAAAACATACAAAATTGAGTGTTTATAGTTGGCTCAGCATTCTTCTGGTAGTGTTTAAACTAATGCAAAGGTTACTCAATAACCTCTCCATTGGGAAACTATATAATATCACTGGGCCATGTTGCTATATACAAATAATCACCTTACAGAGCAGAGGTTACATAGCTGGGATCACCAAAAGTATACAATATTTACAAcacaggaaaatttaaaaaagtataaacagCCAATAGAGATTATGCTGCTATTCTTCAGACATATTTCAACCATGGGGAGACAAGCAGAATATCAAACACATCAACAGCCAACACTGGAATTTAAGTGCTCAAGATAATCATTGCAATGGTGTGGGTCTCACGAGGGCAAACTTGTCcccatttctctttaaaattggGAACAGAGTAAAACTGGACCAGATGGGACTTGGCTGACCACCACCAAATGTGACTTTGTGGGACACGAGTGAAGAGAAATAAATGGTTCTCTTTGAAGGCAcactacataaaatatttttgtgggaTCACCTCGAAATTTCCATCAGACACACCAACACAGTGAAATACAGTACTtgagaattcatgcaccaggtcagaAAGTTGTAAAGTCAACATTGAGTTTTCACAAACCCTTCTGTATATGCCCTGATAAACAAGTGAACTTAAGAGCTTCTagctagaaaataaataagtcagtCCTGTGGCAAATATTACAAGTTCCAATCACTTAGTAGGAGAATACTTAATTCTAAAACTCGGTtgggttattttttcttttctttttttattttttttttatgttgagttgCCAGAAGTTGCATggaaaggctttaaaaaaaacaacaacattatttAGAATCTTCAAATCTCCAGTAAATCAGGGAGTTAGTGCATTTTGAATTGCAACATTTCTTGGAAGCCACACTCAGTAAATAGATTTATGACTCCACTGCCAATTAGATTCCACAGTTTCCTTTACAGAACTACCAATAACAATGGTTTGATTGCACAAAGAAAGGCTTGTGCAATTCCATTCAATAATAAGGCCCCTTGAACTCAAACAATGCAAACAAAGCCCcatttaagactttttaaaatgtacttctcAGCCAATGAAGAATTCAATGGTCTTTTTGAAAGATTTCCAAGATCTCTGTTCGgagttttaaaacaaataacaCACTGCTTCTGTTGGGAATGTGTGCCCCCGATTCTCTTTATTTGTCCTGATGTTTTGCCGAGGGTATGAGCTTCCTCGGACAGAAACAGTGAGTCTCCTCTTGGaagagatgagaaaaacaaaagctggACTATGTTAACATTGTTTGAAAATGGTGTGATCAAATTCCAACATGATGAAACCAGACTGAAATCATCCCAGTGGGGAAAACAAATGGCCCATATTCCAAATGGATAGGTGAGCTCCACCAGGGACAGACGGCTCCCCATTTCCTTTGAGAAACAAACTCTTAGAAACCACGTCTGATCTAGCCCGGGTCTGCTGCAGAAACACTGGAGTTTGCTCTGTCTTCCATGTCCTCTGATTCTGTGACCATCCAATCTAGTGCAACTTTCTTAGATCGGTCCTGGCTAGCGCTTTGCCAGCTGGAATTGAGATTCTTCCCCCCCCCTCTATCTTGTGCAATAGCAGGATAATCTGCACTCACACATTTATAATCTAAATTCTACTAGTCTATCTATGgttctattaaatatatatatatatatatattattccacAGGAAGGTAAATAATTAATTGAAGCAAATGGAACTCTTAACACTAGATCTCTACATTCTTTTTGTTTCCACCTTTGGATAGTAAGTATGTTACACTGAATATTTGGCTTCGTATCATGGAGACATTTCAATACAAATGCACGGCATGCATGGCTTCGGTTAAGAGCCGCAGTTTCATTGTTTACCAGTTTTGATTATTTTGCAGTCGAGTTACCTAGAGGTTGAAAATTGTCATCAACTTTCATAGAATTAAATATCTCAGAGGTAAAAGACTTGGTTAACTATGGTTCTAATGTCTACTAGtagtgttgggggaggggagggttggctGGGGAGTTCATCAAAGCATTCTTATCAGCAGGGATGGGACTTGAGAAGAAAATCAGGCTCTGTGTCGATCGACCTTGAACACACTTAGGAAGTGCATCCACCTTGATGTTACATCTTGGCAGCAAATGGAATCAAGTGGCAAGAATGACAAGATACATTCTCCACATCTTTTGACTGCTTGAATAGCTCGTCCGTTTCTTTCCAACactgaaataaacaataaagCGGGCTATATCGCCAGGTGGTTACAAACATGACCACCAACCACCGCAAGTGAGTGCTTATACATAAAACTCACGCCCAAGAAACCCAGAGAGGATGACTTTCCTTTGACATGGGTAATCCAGTACGCCAATTATCCCCAAAGATGTGGCCTGGCAGGGTCTTCTTGGAAACATCAAGAAACCAATATGATGAAGGCAACGCGATTACCTATGACTCCAAAGACCACGGCCCAAGGGAAGGTACCTGGAGCACAGGCCTCCAGCTGCTCATTTTCTTTGGAGAGTCGAGTTCCAATCCTCTTCCCAACCCCCTTTCCCGGCCTGCTTAAAGGGACCAGGGCCAACACCAATGTAAATCATTTTGGCTCCTGTTCTAATTTCTGAAATTCCTAGAATATCTGTGCAGCCCACAAGTATGTCCTCTAGACGCTGCTGTTATTCAGCAGCTTGCTGCCagtgaggtttttgtttttatgattccTCTGGTATGTAGGACAGTTTCACAGCCTAGATAAGGTAAGTACAATGCTCGATATGTTCACATAACCCCATACTTCAAAGCAAAGCATTTGGTCGGGTAAGCAGTGTATAAGCTCTTTCAACTATGCCATTAATGAGGAACAAAGTCCATAAGTTGCGGATCTGCAAAGGAACGCTCTTTGCACTATGGTGTGCTCATCGGTTTCTTTCTCATTTGTTCCACTAGAATCAGTTGCTTCAATTTGTAAACAATTAACTTTACCACCCAAAGCTGCTCAAAATGataagatgggggggggggagggggaggattaCAAACACACATCAAAAACCAGGATAGTCAGTCAgtcttaaacaaaataaaacaaaaaaaaacaaaagacctgCAAACAAAAGCGAtactgtttaattaaaaaaaaaaaaaaaaaaaaaaaagacaagaaggaaCTGGGAGAAAATGGAACTACCTGTATATAAATTAGGTGAGCAAAACAGTGATACGGGTAGTTTTAAGAAGCAAATATATACAGTCAATTTAACAGTGTTTACTTCTCTGGATTGTTCAATAGTGTCAAAAAGGAAAGATCTATTGAAGTTTCACTATACATTGCATTGATTGAACCTTGGAGTTTTATGAAAACAGGGGCCTCGCTTGGCATGTCTGCCAGTCTTCCTTGCCCCTTTCTTTGAAATGCCTGCCCCTTTCTGCCCAGATTGTTTCCTGACCATCGGAACTCAGATGGGGTCCTCTAAGTTCTTCCTGGATACGCAGAAACCCCTCCGCGAGGGCCCCGGGCGAAGTGAACCATCTGGGGTGCCAGGGCATCTGTGTTGCAAGGGACTCAAGACTGACCAGCCAAGGCTGGGGCCGTCCCAGAAGAATCCGGTCTGTTCACCTCCCCTCTCGGCCGCTTCGGCTGGAACGGATCTCACCCCCAGATTAGAAGAAATACGGACTTCTAATTCGACAAGCCATCACCCCAGGGCTAAGGAGTGGAGATCTTTTAGCCACGCCGTGTGGGATGCTGGACGGAGCCGGCCCTTACAGTTTTGTACTGGGGTGTACGGAGGACAGCTGAGAAGATGGAAAGGCAGCTTGAGGGTTTATAGCAGCTAAAGGGTAAATGCTGTTGTGCAAAAGGTCCCCGTACGAACTTCCTACCGGTGTGGCCGCCGCCAAGTGCCTGTACAGCTGCTGAGAATTGGTCGGCGACGTGAAAATGCCTCTTTGCATCACAAGCGAGTGGAAAGCCAGGGGCTGCATGAGTGGGGAAAGCACAGTCTGGTTTTTCAAGTACTGCAGAGAGTGAGAATACCCTGCTGGGAGCCGGGAGTTGAGGCCCGAGTTACACAGGCTCCCAGAATACAAACCTGGGAAGATAGGGGACGAGAGGGGCAGCTTGTGGCCTTCCGACGCGCCCCCGGATCGCCCACCGTGCGCTGCCTTGCTGCCTTCGCTCTCCTGCTCACAGGCCTTCTCCTTGCCGGAGACCTCCTTGGATGGGTCCAAGGGAGACACCGCCCGGGCCTTTTTCCCCGCGATCACCAGGTCCAAGTCCTCCAGGCTGCGCTTGATGGGGCGCGCTGCACCAATGTTCTGAGGGCTCATTTTCCGGTGCAGGATGGGGTGGACCATGCCTTCCATCTTCCTGAAGTTCTCCAGTCTCACGTGGTGGGGTTTGGCCGATCTTGAGAGCGCCTCGGGGTATTTTTTAGGAGCCGACATGGTCATGGGGGATACCCGGCAGGCCTTGGGGTGACAGTCTCGACTGTGGCTGTTTATGACCTGGAACTGGGAGACGCCTTTGCCCTCCTGGGGCCCCGGGGCCGCGTGGGCCAGGCCCAGGACCTTGCCGGTGGGTTTGTGCGGGTTCTTGGGAAGGCTCAGGTCCGTCGGCTGGTCATCCGTGGTGGCTTCGGCGGCGGCTGACTTTTTGTCTTGCAGGTGTAGAGACGAGAGATAGTTTCCGTGGAGCTTTTCTTGGTGTTTGTGGGAAGGGAAAGAGCTGTTTTCCGATTCTCTGTACATGTCCCTGCACGGGTACTTGGATGACTGCTCGTTGTGAAGGTGATGCTCGGTGTGTCGGTAGAGGCTGTGGAGATGCGGAGAGGAGTAGAAGTCGGCCAGGAAGCTGGGCACGTGGGAGTGGGGGAGCGCCCTCTTCTCCAGCAGCTTCTCCTTGCCCTCCTGGATTTCTTGCTTCAGGACGTAGGAGTCGGCCAGGGGGCTGAGGTGATGCTTGGAGAAGCTGCAGCGGTGGGCATCCGAGCGACTCAGCTTGTCATGCTTAAAGATGTCGCTGATGCTCTTCCTGTCCTCGGAGGGCTTGCTCCGGAAGCTCTGCACGTGCTGAATCACCGAGGGCCGGCTGACGGCCGCGTGGTCAGCGCTTTGGCCGTGGTGGGCCTGGGCCAGACCCGAGCACAGTTCGTCCCTGGCGATCAGTTTCTTTTTGCTGATCAAAGGCGGTGGGGAGCCGTAGGGGTAGCTGCTGGAGAGGCTGGCCCCACTCACTTGGGACAAAAGCTTTTTCTTGGCCAGCGGGGACATGATGCCCGGGTTGCCCCTGGAGTAGAGCAGGGGCGTGTAATTGAGCCCGTGGTTCTCGTTCATGGGCCCCGTCAGGTCTTTGTCCTTGAACATGTCGAACGACTGGACCACTAGGACCTTCGGGGTCTGCTTCAGCGCATTGTGGATGTCGTCGCTGCCCAGCTGGTCCACCTTCACAGTGCAGTTGGCGATGTAATCTGCCATCGCGGGCACTTTGTCATCGTCCAGCTCGCTCTGGTTTGCCAGCGGTGGCTGCGTGGTGGGGAAGCCAGGGAAGGCTGTGTCTCGGGGTTCATTTTCAGGGCTCTCTGTAAAACAGCAGGGCTTGGGTTCTGGTTTTGAGTCGACCAGAGCACTGGGAGAGGTGAGAG
Coding sequences:
- the ARID5B gene encoding AT-rich interactive domain-containing protein 5B isoform X2, which encodes MCLEIDVCALMATLFIWCLFFFFPSPLQWVGSPCGLHGPYIFYKAFQFHLEGKPRILSLGDFFFVRCTPKDPICIAELQLLWEERTSRQLLSSSKLYFLPEDTPQGRNSDHGEDEVIAVSEKVIVKLEDLVKWVHSDFSKWRCGLHAGSLKTEALGRNGQKEALLKYRQSTLNSGLNFKDVLKEKADLGEDEEETNVIVLSYPQYCRYRSMLKRIQDKPSSILTDQFALALGGIAVVSKNPQILYCRDTFDHPTLIENESICDEFAPNLKGRPRKKKSCPQRRDSFSAIKDPNNNSDGKAIAKVKCEARSALTKPKNNHNNCKKVSNEEKPKVAIGEECRADEQAFLVALYKYMKERKTPIERIPYLGFKQINLWTMFQAAQKLGGYETITARRQWKHIYDELGGNPGSTSAATCTRRHYERLILPYERFIKGEEDKPLPPIKPRKQENSSQENENKAKVSGTKRIKHEIPKSKKEKENAPKPQDASEVSSEQEKEQEPLNQKSIPEPLPAADVKKKMEGYQDFAARPLVSTADPEKENKADPGANSEKMAEEAGDKGPSPPLPSASSATDRDPGAGKQPLTSPSALVDSKPEPKPCCFTESPENEPRDTAFPGFPTTQPPLANQSELDDDKVPAMADYIANCTVKVDQLGSDDIHNALKQTPKVLVVQSFDMFKDKDLTGPMNENHGLNYTPLLYSRGNPGIMSPLAKKKLLSQVSGASLSSSYPYGSPPPLISKKKLIARDELCSGLAQAHHGQSADHAAVSRPSVIQHVQSFRSKPSEDRKSISDIFKHDKLSRSDAHRCSFSKHHLSPLADSYVLKQEIQEGKEKLLEKRALPHSHVPSFLADFYSSPHLHSLYRHTEHHLHNEQSSKYPCRDMYRESENSSFPSHKHQEKLHGNYLSSLHLQDKKSAAAEATTDDQPTDLSLPKNPHKPTGKVLGLAHAAPGPQEGKGVSQFQVINSHSRDCHPKACRVSPMTMSAPKKYPEALSRSAKPHHVRLENFRKMEGMVHPILHRKMSPQNIGAARPIKRSLEDLDLVIAGKKARAVSPLDPSKEVSGKEKACEQESEGSKAAHGGRSGGASEGHKLPLSSPIFPGLYSGSLCNSGLNSRLPAGYSHSLQYLKNQTVLSPLMQPLAFHSLVMQRGIFTSPTNSQQLYRHLAAATPVGSSYGDLLHNSIYPLAAINPQAAFPSSQLSSVHPSTKL
- the ARID5B gene encoding AT-rich interactive domain-containing protein 5B isoform X1, with protein sequence MAPNLKGRPRKKKSCPQRRDSFSAIKDPNNNSDGKAIAKVKCEARSALTKPKNNHNNCKKVSNEEKPKVAIGEECRADEQAFLVALYKYMKERKTPIERIPYLGFKQINLWTMFQAAQKLGGYETITARRQWKHIYDELGGNPGSTSAATCTRRHYERLILPYERFIKGEEDKPLPPIKPRKQENSSQENENKAKVSGTKRIKHEIPKSKKEKENAPKPQDASEVSSEQEKEQEPLNQKSIPEPLPAADVKKKMEGYQDFAARPLVSTADPEKENKADPGANSEKMAEEAGDKGPSPPLPSASSATDRDPGAGKQPLTSPSALVDSKPEPKPCCFTESPENEPRDTAFPGFPTTQPPLANQSELDDDKVPAMADYIANCTVKVDQLGSDDIHNALKQTPKVLVVQSFDMFKDKDLTGPMNENHGLNYTPLLYSRGNPGIMSPLAKKKLLSQVSGASLSSSYPYGSPPPLISKKKLIARDELCSGLAQAHHGQSADHAAVSRPSVIQHVQSFRSKPSEDRKSISDIFKHDKLSRSDAHRCSFSKHHLSPLADSYVLKQEIQEGKEKLLEKRALPHSHVPSFLADFYSSPHLHSLYRHTEHHLHNEQSSKYPCRDMYRESENSSFPSHKHQEKLHGNYLSSLHLQDKKSAAAEATTDDQPTDLSLPKNPHKPTGKVLGLAHAAPGPQEGKGVSQFQVINSHSRDCHPKACRVSPMTMSAPKKYPEALSRSAKPHHVRLENFRKMEGMVHPILHRKMSPQNIGAARPIKRSLEDLDLVIAGKKARAVSPLDPSKEVSGKEKACEQESEGSKAAHGGRSGGASEGHKLPLSSPIFPGLYSGSLCNSGLNSRLPAGYSHSLQYLKNQTVLSPLMQPLAFHSLVMQRGIFTSPTNSQQLYRHLAAATPVGSSYGDLLHNSIYPLAAINPQAAFPSSQLSSVHPSTKL
- the ARID5B gene encoding AT-rich interactive domain-containing protein 5B isoform X3, producing the protein MEPNSLQWVGSPCGLHGPYIFYKAFQFHLEGKPRILSLGDFFFVRCTPKDPICIAELQLLWEERTSRQLLSSSKLYFLPEDTPQGRNSDHGEDEVIAVSEKVIVKLEDLVKWVHSDFSKWRCGLHAGSLKTEALGRNGQKEALLKYRQSTLNSGLNFKDVLKEKADLGEDEEETNVIVLSYPQYCRYRSMLKRIQDKPSSILTDQFALALGGIAVVSKNPQILYCRDTFDHPTLIENESICDEFAPNLKGRPRKKKSCPQRRDSFSAIKDPNNNSDGKAIAKVKCEARSALTKPKNNHNNCKKVSNEEKPKVAIGEECRADEQAFLVALYKYMKERKTPIERIPYLGFKQINLWTMFQAAQKLGGYETITARRQWKHIYDELGGNPGSTSAATCTRRHYERLILPYERFIKGEEDKPLPPIKPRKQENSSQENENKAKVSGTKRIKHEIPKSKKEKENAPKPQDASEVSSEQEKEQEPLNQKSIPEPLPAADVKKKMEGYQDFAARPLVSTADPEKENKADPGANSEKMAEEAGDKGPSPPLPSASSATDRDPGAGKQPLTSPSALVDSKPEPKPCCFTESPENEPRDTAFPGFPTTQPPLANQSELDDDKVPAMADYIANCTVKVDQLGSDDIHNALKQTPKVLVVQSFDMFKDKDLTGPMNENHGLNYTPLLYSRGNPGIMSPLAKKKLLSQVSGASLSSSYPYGSPPPLISKKKLIARDELCSGLAQAHHGQSADHAAVSRPSVIQHVQSFRSKPSEDRKSISDIFKHDKLSRSDAHRCSFSKHHLSPLADSYVLKQEIQEGKEKLLEKRALPHSHVPSFLADFYSSPHLHSLYRHTEHHLHNEQSSKYPCRDMYRESENSSFPSHKHQEKLHGNYLSSLHLQDKKSAAAEATTDDQPTDLSLPKNPHKPTGKVLGLAHAAPGPQEGKGVSQFQVINSHSRDCHPKACRVSPMTMSAPKKYPEALSRSAKPHHVRLENFRKMEGMVHPILHRKMSPQNIGAARPIKRSLEDLDLVIAGKKARAVSPLDPSKEVSGKEKACEQESEGSKAAHGGRSGGASEGHKLPLSSPIFPGLYSGSLCNSGLNSRLPAGYSHSLQYLKNQTVLSPLMQPLAFHSLVMQRGIFTSPTNSQQLYRHLAAATPVGSSYGDLLHNSIYPLAAINPQAAFPSSQLSSVHPSTKL